Proteins encoded by one window of Arachis ipaensis cultivar K30076 chromosome B04, Araip1.1, whole genome shotgun sequence:
- the LOC107635779 gene encoding DExH-box ATP-dependent RNA helicase DExH3 isoform X2 has translation MLEFRRSLPAFKEKDAFLKVISDNQVIVVSGETGCGKTTQLPQYILESETEAGRGAGCNIICTQPRRISAMSVSERVAAERGEKLGESVGYKVRLEGMKGRDTPLLFCTTGVLLRRLLVDRTLNGVTHVVVDEIHERGMNEDFFLIVLKELLPRRPDLRLILMSATLNAELFSSYFDGAPTMHIPGFTYPVRASFLEDILEVTGYRLNRYNQIDDYGQEKTWKMQKQALAFRKRKSQIASAVEDALEVADFHRYSLRTRESLSCWCPDSLGFNLIEHVLSHIVKNERPGAVLVFMTGWDDINSLKDKLQTHPLLGDPSRVLLLACHGSMASTEQRLIFENLEGAVRKIVLATNISETSITIDDVVFVVDCGKAKETSYDALNNTPCLLPSWISKAAARQVSISFL, from the exons ATGCTCGAATTTCGTAGAAGTCTTCCTGCATTCAAAGAGAAAGATGCATTTTTGAAAGTCATTTCAGATAATCAG GTCATTGTTGTCTCAGGTGAAACTGGTTGTGGTAAGACCACACAACTTCCCCAGTACATACTAGAATCTGAGACTGAAGCTGGACGTGGTGCTGGATGTAACATAATTTGTACTCAGCCTAGAAGAATATCTGCTATGTCTGTTTCTGAAAGAGTTGCAGCAGAACGTGGGGAGAAATTGGGAGAATCT GTTGGCTACAAAGTTCGGTTGGAGGGTATGAAAGGAAGGGATACTCCTCTTCTTTTTTGTACCACAGGTGTATTATTGAGGAGACTACTAGTGGATAGGACTTTAAATGGTGTAACTCATGTTGTTGTTGATGAAATTCATGAACGTGGAATGAATGAAG ATTTTTTTTTGATTGTCCTGAAGGAGCTTCTTCCTCGCCGTCCTGATTTGAGATTAATTTTGATGAGTGCAACCTTAAATGCTGAGCTTTTCTCTTCCTACTTTGATGGTGCTCCAACTATGCACATTCCT GGTTTTACATATCCAGTCCGAGCAAGTTTTCTGGAGGATATTCTGGAAGTGACTGGATATCGGTTGAATCGTTATAATCAAATTGATGACTATGGTCAAGAAAAAACATGGAAAATGCAGAAACAAGCTTTAGCTTTCCGGAAAAGAAAGAGCCAAATTGCTTCTGCTGTTGAG GATGCGCTAGAAGTTGCAGACTTCCACAGATATAGTCTACGCACTCGGGAGTCATTGTCCTGCTGGTGCCCTGACTCACTTGGTTTTAACCTTATTGAACATGTGCTTTCTCACATTGTCAAGAATGAAAGGCCAggtgctgttttggtttttatGACTGGGTGGGATGACATAAACTCCTTGAAGGATAAGCTCCAAACTCATCCTTTGTTAGGAGATCCCAGCCGTGTCTTGCTTCTTGCATGTCATGGATCCATGGCCAGCACTGAGCAG AGGTTGATATTTGAAAACCTTGAAGGTGCGGTGAGGAAAATTGTTCTGGCAACTAATATTTCTGAGACTAGTATTACCATCGATGATGTTGTCTTTGTGGTTGATTGTGGTAAAGCTAAAGAGACATCATATGATGCACTAAACAACACTCCTTGTTTACTTCCATCTTGGATATCAAAAGCTGCTGCCCGGcag GTTTCAATTTCTTTTCTTTAG
- the LOC107635779 gene encoding DExH-box ATP-dependent RNA helicase DExH3 isoform X1 yields MLEFRRSLPAFKEKDAFLKVISDNQVIVVSGETGCGKTTQLPQYILESETEAGRGAGCNIICTQPRRISAMSVSERVAAERGEKLGESVGYKVRLEGMKGRDTPLLFCTTGVLLRRLLVDRTLNGVTHVVVDEIHERGMNEDFFLIVLKELLPRRPDLRLILMSATLNAELFSSYFDGAPTMHIPGFTYPVRASFLEDILEVTGYRLNRYNQIDDYGQEKTWKMQKQALAFRKRKSQIASAVEDALEVADFHRYSLRTRESLSCWCPDSLGFNLIEHVLSHIVKNERPGAVLVFMTGWDDINSLKDKLQTHPLLGDPSRVLLLACHGSMASTEQRLIFENLEGAVRKIVLATNISETSITIDDVVFVVDCGKAKETSYDALNNTPCLLPSWISKAAARQRRGRAGRVQPGECYHLYPRCVYDAFADYQLPELLRTPLQSLCLQIKSLQIGS; encoded by the exons ATGCTCGAATTTCGTAGAAGTCTTCCTGCATTCAAAGAGAAAGATGCATTTTTGAAAGTCATTTCAGATAATCAG GTCATTGTTGTCTCAGGTGAAACTGGTTGTGGTAAGACCACACAACTTCCCCAGTACATACTAGAATCTGAGACTGAAGCTGGACGTGGTGCTGGATGTAACATAATTTGTACTCAGCCTAGAAGAATATCTGCTATGTCTGTTTCTGAAAGAGTTGCAGCAGAACGTGGGGAGAAATTGGGAGAATCT GTTGGCTACAAAGTTCGGTTGGAGGGTATGAAAGGAAGGGATACTCCTCTTCTTTTTTGTACCACAGGTGTATTATTGAGGAGACTACTAGTGGATAGGACTTTAAATGGTGTAACTCATGTTGTTGTTGATGAAATTCATGAACGTGGAATGAATGAAG ATTTTTTTTTGATTGTCCTGAAGGAGCTTCTTCCTCGCCGTCCTGATTTGAGATTAATTTTGATGAGTGCAACCTTAAATGCTGAGCTTTTCTCTTCCTACTTTGATGGTGCTCCAACTATGCACATTCCT GGTTTTACATATCCAGTCCGAGCAAGTTTTCTGGAGGATATTCTGGAAGTGACTGGATATCGGTTGAATCGTTATAATCAAATTGATGACTATGGTCAAGAAAAAACATGGAAAATGCAGAAACAAGCTTTAGCTTTCCGGAAAAGAAAGAGCCAAATTGCTTCTGCTGTTGAG GATGCGCTAGAAGTTGCAGACTTCCACAGATATAGTCTACGCACTCGGGAGTCATTGTCCTGCTGGTGCCCTGACTCACTTGGTTTTAACCTTATTGAACATGTGCTTTCTCACATTGTCAAGAATGAAAGGCCAggtgctgttttggtttttatGACTGGGTGGGATGACATAAACTCCTTGAAGGATAAGCTCCAAACTCATCCTTTGTTAGGAGATCCCAGCCGTGTCTTGCTTCTTGCATGTCATGGATCCATGGCCAGCACTGAGCAG AGGTTGATATTTGAAAACCTTGAAGGTGCGGTGAGGAAAATTGTTCTGGCAACTAATATTTCTGAGACTAGTATTACCATCGATGATGTTGTCTTTGTGGTTGATTGTGGTAAAGCTAAAGAGACATCATATGATGCACTAAACAACACTCCTTGTTTACTTCCATCTTGGATATCAAAAGCTGCTGCCCGGcag AGGAGAGGAAGGGCTGGTCGTGTTCAACCTGGTGAATGCTACCATCTATATCCCAGATGTGTTTATGATGCTTTTGCTGATTATCAATTGCCAGAACTTTTGAGAACACCTTTGCAGTCCTTATGTTTGCAAATCAAAAGTTTACAAATTGGAAGTTGA
- the LOC107635779 gene encoding DExH-box ATP-dependent RNA helicase DExH3 isoform X3 — translation MLEFRRSLPAFKEKDAFLKVISDNQVIVVSGETGCGKTTQLPQYILESETEAGRGAGCNIICTQPRRISAMSVSERVAAERGEKLGESVGYKVRLEGMKGRDTPLLFCTTGVLLRRLLVDRTLNGVTHVVVDEIHERGMNEDFFLIVLKELLPRRPDLRLILMSATLNAELFSSYFDGAPTMHIPGFTYPVRASFLEDILEVTGYRLNRYNQIDDYGQEKTWKMQKQALAFRKRKSQIASAVEDALEVADFHRYSLRTRESLSCWCPDSLGFNLIEHVLSHIVKNERPGAVLVFMTGWDDINSLKDKLQTHPLLGDPSRVLLLACHGSMASTEQLRI, via the exons ATGCTCGAATTTCGTAGAAGTCTTCCTGCATTCAAAGAGAAAGATGCATTTTTGAAAGTCATTTCAGATAATCAG GTCATTGTTGTCTCAGGTGAAACTGGTTGTGGTAAGACCACACAACTTCCCCAGTACATACTAGAATCTGAGACTGAAGCTGGACGTGGTGCTGGATGTAACATAATTTGTACTCAGCCTAGAAGAATATCTGCTATGTCTGTTTCTGAAAGAGTTGCAGCAGAACGTGGGGAGAAATTGGGAGAATCT GTTGGCTACAAAGTTCGGTTGGAGGGTATGAAAGGAAGGGATACTCCTCTTCTTTTTTGTACCACAGGTGTATTATTGAGGAGACTACTAGTGGATAGGACTTTAAATGGTGTAACTCATGTTGTTGTTGATGAAATTCATGAACGTGGAATGAATGAAG ATTTTTTTTTGATTGTCCTGAAGGAGCTTCTTCCTCGCCGTCCTGATTTGAGATTAATTTTGATGAGTGCAACCTTAAATGCTGAGCTTTTCTCTTCCTACTTTGATGGTGCTCCAACTATGCACATTCCT GGTTTTACATATCCAGTCCGAGCAAGTTTTCTGGAGGATATTCTGGAAGTGACTGGATATCGGTTGAATCGTTATAATCAAATTGATGACTATGGTCAAGAAAAAACATGGAAAATGCAGAAACAAGCTTTAGCTTTCCGGAAAAGAAAGAGCCAAATTGCTTCTGCTGTTGAG GATGCGCTAGAAGTTGCAGACTTCCACAGATATAGTCTACGCACTCGGGAGTCATTGTCCTGCTGGTGCCCTGACTCACTTGGTTTTAACCTTATTGAACATGTGCTTTCTCACATTGTCAAGAATGAAAGGCCAggtgctgttttggtttttatGACTGGGTGGGATGACATAAACTCCTTGAAGGATAAGCTCCAAACTCATCCTTTGTTAGGAGATCCCAGCCGTGTCTTGCTTCTTGCATGTCATGGATCCATGGCCAGCACTGAGCAG TTGCGTATCTAA